A single window of Vigna radiata var. radiata cultivar VC1973A chromosome 4, Vradiata_ver6, whole genome shotgun sequence DNA harbors:
- the LOC106759234 gene encoding DNA repair protein UVH3 gives MGVHGLWELLSPVGRRVSVETLAGKTLAVDASIWMVQFMKAMRDEKGEMVRNAHLLGFFRRICKLLFLRTKPVFVFDGGTPALKRRTVIARRRQRENAQAKVRKTAEKLLLNHLKTIRLKELADDIKSQRMQKNSNTKGQNGSNQKDFVGSDSRGSHVKELDEMSAAKFATKEDINSSQATLSSSYNQEELDEMLAASIAAEENGKHARKGVPSIIINPSEEEHRTEEQILLPSVNAEVDVAVLAALPQSMQLDILAQLKGKKKEGLLKEVYNHEQHDVDYQGKGKGILLREAGMVGCSSRHDTVAPRTDNQDSIDEMLAASIALEENEKLVNNASTSVGASTIEEDEVDYDEDEEMILPAMHGEVDPLVLASLPPSMQLDLLVQMRERLIAENRQKYQKVKKDPAKFSELQIQAYLKTVAFRREINEVQKAAAGGGVEGVQTSRIASEANREYIFSSSFTGDKHELTSTGLEKNKSTKQKAKGTHYSQNLANSILAGNDFNKSSELVCNEPGEPADENIQTYIDDRGQFRVSRLRAMGMRMTRDIQRNLDLMKEFEQESAQVNKASNIGTIKNGENKGSSESSGIQPVGKSQEVNVDLVGENVQNEQIMLDQNASIDISFEYGCKNEFANGEDDIFSSLVGGNPLAIFGTDDSAATVQPSHSDWEEGIVEGKRTVFPKHDKVELKSSVADDDNNNESEVEWEEGDCDRANSSLLSGKYASRGQLEEESNLQEAIRRSLESAGNGKHKCMSLLDAHSNTYENKLDHDFEHGDHSDPMALNEKSGFLNNKNKMEGITLCREDGTEKKELLETEDRDKTHDFVSVNNAQTFHFDGSPSKPALTFISDKNETLIDTTCRWDSQPCSEDSISDTNIMMKDQVPVVEKKLSDEHDNDKVSSYHKSTPKAVPVGPTEEEKKNYIKEPEPFSNCTDTTKPTIHLGESSLKGVTEELIEPNLASEGNNGNFFDKRNSSHGSDTVNSPGDFPALATQVSLEEEIQILGQEYINLENEQRKLERNAESVNSELFTECQELLQMFGLPYIIAPMEAEAQCAYLELENLVDGVVTDDSDVLLFGARSVYKNIFDDRKYVETYFMEDIEKELGLTREKLIRMALLLGSDYTEGVSGIGIVNAIEVLNAFPEEDGLQKFRKWVESPDPTILGRLDAKSGSNSRKKGSKVEEKINSLNCDAKESPSEQNLPHALEQNKLPDYIQESKQTFFNKHRNVSKNWHIPSSFPSETVISAYCSPHVDKSTEPFTWGKPDHLVLRKLCWEKFGWIGQKADELLLPVLKEYNKRETQLRLEAFYSFNERFAKIRSKRIKKAVKGITGKLPSDMIDDSAEVLSKSRKIGREPEDSTLEISGGTDKRLERQRKSKIKQSTKRKNDTVAKEQSKKKKDNNDPSSAPGTSEMENLQPSMQTEERCDGKALIQNTSGRGRHRGMGIKRGRDKENLSSSASSDIDDQGPRVHVDKFREHVRKSLRSRKPVNYSFEDPEDEDADDAFDHSNQTGPIEENLSHIHGASEDGPTDCSAMNFPSRENSPTGPFKSEGPFCVHAGDINHPSTGNHDSSTGNHDSSDDYLKMGGGFCLDDGDTVDSTQDFSHFSDCLDETNRDKNSSDILFSGTEKPENGTEGGGEFNEFGIKRNDLVNTSSYDHSDVGILKPENVHNNSGASAGVFSAMPFLRKRRKK, from the exons ATGGGAGTCCATGGTCTCTGGGAACTACTCTCCCCCGTCGGTCGCCGCGTCTCCGTGGAAACCCTCGCCGGGAAAACCCTCGCCGTTG ATGCGAGCATATGGATGGTGCAGTTTATGAAAGCGATGCGCGACGAGAAGGGGGAAATGGTTCGCAACGCCCATTTGCTGGGATTTTTCCGACGCATTTGCAAGCTTCTATTCCTCCGCACTAAGCCGGTCTTCGTCTTCGACGGCGGGACCCCCGCCCTCAAGCGCCGCACCGTCATTGCCCGCCGCCGGCAGCGCGAAAACGCTCAAGCTAAAGTCCGCAAAACTGCGGAGAAATTGCTGCTCAATCAT TTAAAGACAATAAGATTGAAGGAACTGGCTGATGATATTAAGAGCCAGAGGATGCAGAAGAATAGTAATACTAAGGGTCAGAATGGATCTAATCAAAAGGACTTTGTTGGTAGTGATTCAAGAGGAAGTCACGTGAAAGAGCTAGATGAAAT GTCTGCAGCTAAATTTGCAACTAAGGAGGACATAAATTCTTCACAGGCAACATTATCCTCAAGTTACAACCAGGAGGAACTTGATGAAAT GTTGGCAGCATCTATAGCTGCAGAGGAAAATGGAAAACATGCTAGAAAAGGAGTGCCGTCTATTATAATTAATCCTTCAGAGGAAGAACACCGCACAGAAGAACAGATTCTACTG CCATCAGTAAATGCAGAAGTTGATGTAGCTGTATTAGCTGCTTTGCCACAGTCTATGCAACTCGATATTCTTGCACAG ctaaaaggaaagaaaaaagaagggtTACTAAAGGAAGTTTACAATCACGAACAACATGATGTCGATTATCAGGGCAAGGGCAAAGGGATTCTTCTCCGTGAAGCTGGCATGGTTGGTTGTAGCTCCAGACATGACACTGTTGCACCAAGGACTGACAATCAAGACTCAATTGACGAAAT GTTGGCTGCATCTATTGCTCTGgaggaaaatgaaaagttaGTAAATAATGCATCAACTTCTGTTGGGGCTTCCACTATTGAGGAAGATGAAGTTGACTATGACGAAGATGAAGAGATGATACTG CCAGCTATGCATGGTGAAGTTGATCCACTTGTTCTAGCCTCATTACCTCCATCAATGCAGCTGGACCTTCTTGTTCAG ATGAGAGAGCGTTTAATTGCAGAGAACAGACAAAAGTATCAGAAAGTCAAGAAG GATCCTGCAAAATTCTCTGAGCTACAAATACAAGCTTACCTTAAAACTGTTGCTTTCAGACGGGAGATAAATGAAGTGCAGAAAGCTGCAGCTGGAGGAGGAGTAGAGGGTGTACAGACTTCACGGATTGCATCTGAAGCCAACagagaatatatattttcatcatCTTTTACTGGTGATAAACA TGAACTTACCTCCACCGgcttagagaaaaataaaagtacaaaaCAGAAGGCAAAAGGAACACATTATTCTCAGAATCTTGCAAATAGCATTTTGGCTggaaatgattttaataaatcaaGTGAATTGGTTTGCAATGAACCTGGTGAGCCTGCTGATGAAAATATTCAGACATATATTGATGACAGAGGTCAATTTCGTGTAAGTAGATTGAGAGCAATGGGGATGCGTATGACCCGTGATATACAAAGAAATTTGGATTTGATGAAGGAGTTCGAGCAGGAAAGTGCACAGGTGAACAAGGCTTCAAATATTGGAACAATtaaaaatggagaaaataaGGGTTCATCAGAAAGTTCTGGGATCCAGCCTGTTGGTAAATCACAAGAGGTGAATGTTGACTTAGTTGGAGAGAATGTGCAAAATGAACAAATTATGCTAGACCAGAATGCTTCTATCGATATATCTTTTGAATACGGTTGCAAAAATGAGTTTGCAAATGGTGAGGATGATATATTTTCTAGTTTAGTAGGAGGAAATCCACTGGCGATATTTGGCACTGATGATTCTGCAGCAACAGTTCAACCTTCTCATTCTGATTGGGAAGAAGGAATAGTTGAAGGTAAGAGGACTGTTTTTCCCAAACATGATAAGGTGGAATTGAAGTCTTCTGTTGCAGATGAcgataataataatgaaagtgAAGTGGAATGGGAGGAAGGAGATTGTGATCGTGCTAACAGCAGCTTACTGTCAGGAAAATATGCATCCCGAGGGCAATTGGAGGAGGAGTCCAATTTGCAAGAGGCAATAAGGAGAAGTCTTGAAAGTGCAGGGAATGGAAAACACAAATGTATGTCATTGCTTGATGCGCATTCAAATACTTATGAGAACAAATTGGATCACGATTTTGAACATGGTGATCATTCTGACCCAATGGCTTTAAATGAGAAAAGTGGGTTcctgaataataaaaataaaatggaggGAATCACTTTGTGTAGGGAAGATGGTACTGAAAAAAAGGAATTACTTGAAACTGAAGATAGAGATAAAACGCATGATTTTGTTTCCGTTAATAATGCACAAACTTTCCATTTTGATGGAAGTCCTTCAAAGCCAGCTTTGACTTTTATTTCAGATAAAAATGAGACATTGATTGACACAACTTGCAGATGGGACAGTCAACCTTGTTCTGAAGATTCAATTTCAGATACAAATATAATGATGAAGGACCAGGTCCCTGTGGTTGAAAAGAAGTTATCTGATGAACATGATAATGATAAAGTGTCTTCCTATCATAAGAGTACACCCAAGGCTGTTCCAGTTGGCCCAACTGAAGAGGAGAAAAAGAACTATATTAAGGAACCTGAACCATTTAGTAATTGTACTGACACTACCAAACCCACCATTCATTTGGGGGAGTCATCCTTGAAAGGAGTAACAGAAGAGCTTATTGAGCCAAACTTGGCTTCAGAGGGTAATAATGGAAACTTTTTTGACAAAAGGAACAGTAGCCATGGCAGTGATACGGTTAACAGCCCAGGGGATTTTCCTGCTCTAGCAACTCAGGTTAGCCTGGAggaagaaattcaaattcttgGTCAAGAATATATTAACCTCGAGAATGAGCAGAGGAAGCTAGAGCGGAATGCAGAGTCGGTAAACAGTGAATTATTCACTGAATGTCAG GAACTACTGCAAATGTTTGGCTTGCCATATATTATTGCTCCAATGGAAGCAGAAGCTCAATGTGCTTATTTGGAACTTGAGAATCTAGTTGATGGTGTTGTAACTGATGACTCTGATGTCCTTCTATTTGGGGCACGCAgtgtttacaaaaatatatttgatgacCGAAAATATGTAGAGACATACTTCATGGAG GACATTGAAAAGGAGCTTGGACTGACCAGAGAAAAATTAATACGCATGGCTCTACTTCTTGGGAGTGATTATACTGAAGGTGTAAG TGGGATTGGCATCGTTAATGCTATTGAGGTTTTGAATGCATTCCCTGAGGAAGATGGCCTCCAGAAATTCCGGAAATGGGTTGAGTCACCAGATCCCACCATCCTTGGAAGGTTGGATGCAAAAAGTGGATCAAATTCCAGAAAGAAAGGAtcaaaagttgaagaaaagataaattcCTTAAATTGTGATGCTAAAGAGTCTCCATCAGAGCAGAACCTCCCCCATGCCCTGGAGCAAAATAAGTTGCCAGATTACATTCAAGAATCAAAGCAAACTTTCTTCAATAAGCAT AGAAATGTTAGCAAGAATTGGCACATCCCTTCTTCTTTTCCAAGTGAAACAGTTATATCTGCTTATTGTTCTCCACATGTTGATAAATCAACCGAGCCTTTCACATGGGGGAAGCCAGATCACCTTGTTCTTCGGAA ATTGTGCTGGGAGAAATTTGGCTGGATTGGCCAGAAAGCAGACGAATTGCTATTACCTGTGTTAAAGGAGTATAATAAACGTGAG ACTCAATTGCGGTTGGAAGCATTTTACAGTTTTAATGAGAGATTTGCGAAAATCCGTAGCAAAAGAATTAAGAAGGCAGTAAAAGGAATAACTGGTAAGCTGCCTTCAGATATGATAGATGATTCTGCAGAGGTGTTGTCCAAGAGTAGGAAGATTGGGAGAGAACCCGAGGATAGCACATTAGAGATTTCAGGGGGAACAGATAAACGTCTTGAACGTCAAAGgaaatcaaaaataaaacagTCAACGAAAAGGAAGAATGATACTGTTGCCAAGGAACagtcaaagaaaaagaaagacaataATGATCCGTCTTCAGCACCTGGTACATCAGAGATGGAGAATTTACAGCCAAGTATGCAGACAGAAGAACGGTGTGATGGTAAGGCATTAATTCAGAATACAAGTGGCCGAGGAAGACATAGAGGTATGGGAATAAAAAGAGGAAGGGACAAGGAGAATCTCAGTTCATCTGCTAGCAGTGACATTGATGATCAGGGACCAAGAGTGCATGTGGATAAGTTTCGAGAACACGTGAGAAAG TCATTGCGATCTCGGAAACCTGTCAACTATTCTTTCGAAGATCCTGAAGATGAAGATGCGGATGATGCCTTTGATCATAGTAATCAGACTGGTCCAATTGAAGAAAATTTATCTCATATTCATGGTGCATCTGAAGATGGTCCAACAGATTGCAGTGCAATGAATTTTCCTTCAAGGGAGAACTCACCAACCGGCCCTTTCAAGTCAGAAGGTCCGTTTTGCGTGCATGCAGGTGATATTAATCATCCTAGTACTGGCAATCATGATTCTTCTACTGGAAATCATGACTCTTCTGATGACTACCTTAAAATGGGAGGTGGATTCTGTTTAGATGATGGTGACACAGTGGATTCTACTCAAGACTTTTCACACTTTTCTGATTGTTTGGATGAAACTAACCGTGATAAAAATAGTTCAGATATATTATTTTCTGGCACTGAAAAGCCTGAAAATGGGACAGAAGGTGGAGGAGAATTTAATGAATTTGGTATAAAGCGAAATGACCTTGTAAATACTAGTAGTTATGATCATTCTGACGTAGGGATCTTGAAACCAGAGAATGTTCATAACAATAGTGGAGCCTCTGCTGGAGTTTTCAGTGCTATGCCTTTTTTgaggaaaagaaggaagaagtaA